DNA from Amycolatopsis sp. DSM 110486:
CGGGTGGCCCGAGCTGCCGAAACCGCCGCTGCTCGCCCGGCGCGGCGGGTGCTGGTTCCGCGTGCCCGGGGTCGGCGGGCCGGACGGGGAGCTGCACGTCGGCGTCGAACAAGACTTCCGGCCCGCGGGAAAGGCGCACCCGGCGTTCGTGGTCGACGTGGACGCCACGGCGGAGGCGGTGGCGGCCGCCGGGCACCGGGTGGTGTGGGCGGATCCGGCGGAGATCCCCGGACGGCGCCGGTTCCACACGTTCGACGCGGTGGGCAACCGTCTCGAGTTCCTGGAAGGCTGATGCAGAAAATCGTCGCGTTGGCCGGTGGCGTGGTGCTGGGCGCCGGCACTTACCTGACGCAGCTGACGCCGTTCGGCTGGACGACCAACTCGATCGCGACCTGGTCCGCGCTCGCCTTCCTCGTCGGCTGCGCCGGCGGGCGGCCGTCGTGGCGGGTCGCCACGGCGGCGGTGGGTTCGCTGCTGCTGGCGCTCGTGGTCTGGTACGGCGTGGCCCAAGCCGTGAACGGCCTGTATTCGGCGAGTGCGCTGGTCACCGCCGTCGTGTGGGCGGTCGGTGGGGTGCTCGCGGGGATCGTCTTCGGCCTCGGCGCGGCGTGGTGGCGGCCCGGCCGGACAGCCGGCCCGGCGCCGTCGGCCTCGCGCTGCTGGTCGCGCTCTTCGCGGTGGACGGGCTGTACCGGCTCGTGGTCCTCGGCTCGCCCGGCGCGGGCGTGACGATGCTGGTCGTGGCCGCGGTGCTGCTCGCCGTCCTCAGCCGACACTCGTGGCGGCCCGCCGCGGCCACCCTGCCGCTCGTGGCCCTCGGCACCGGCGGTTACGCCTTGCTGGGCTTGGTGTTCGGCGGCGGTTCGTAGAACTTCAGGAACATCGCCACCCCGGACTCGATCACGTCTGGCGAACCGGGCTGCACGCACAGCGCGTACAGCTGGCTCACCGCCGCGGCCGGGTCGGGAATCCGGATGCCCGGCAACGCGCGCACCGCGGTTTCGAGCACCCGCCGCAGCTCCGCCGGCACGCGACCGAGCCACGCCGCGGTGTCGTCGGGGAACCGCTTTGCCTCCGCCTCCAGCACGGAGTGCAGGTTGACCATCGCGGGTGACGTCAGCACGTCGACGCACGCTTCGCACAGCGCGCGCAGATCGAACTCGCCCGACGACAGCTTGCGCGCCGCCGCGACTGCCTCGTCGAGCTGCTCGGTGATCACCGTGCGGAACAGGGCTTCCTTGCTCGTGAAATGGCTGTAGATGGTCACTTTCGACACGCCGGCGCGCTCGGCGATCTCGTCGAGGCTCACGCGGAACCCGTGCTCGGCGAACGCCGCGAAGGCCGCGCGCACCACGGCGTCGCGCTTGCCCTGCTGCGGCGCCGGTTCGGCCACGACGCCCCGGCGTCCGGCGGTGCCGAACGCGAGCGCGGACATCAGCTCCACCGCGACGTCGTCGCTCAGCCCGCCGCGCGGCACCAGTGAGCGCCAGGTGCTGAAGTCCAGCGCGTGCCGAGCCGTCGCACGAGCCGGCTGGTCTTCACCCGCGATGTGCGCGATGTCCTCGAGCAGCGCCCGGTACTCCTCCAGTGAGCGCTCGACGACCGGCATGAACCCGGCGTCGCGGGTCAGGTTCGCGAGCATGTCGGCTGTTTCGCCGTAGTACGCGTACACGGCGCTGAGGGCTTCCTCGAACCGGCACTGCGGTTCATCGACCTGGCGCCACCGTGCGGGGTCGGGCAGCGGGTGCAGCGACCAGAAGTGCTCGGAGCACGCTGCGAAGAGCTCGTCCTCGGTGGGGAAGTGGCGGTACAGCGTGTTTCGCCGGACGCCGGCGAGCTCGGCGACGGCGGAGATCGTGGTGCGGGCCGGGCCCAGGCTGCCGTGCAGCTGCATCGCGGCCTCGGCGATGCGCGTGCGGGTAACCAGCACGTCGTCGGCGCGCTTGCCGAGGTCGTAGTTGCGCGACCGCACTACCTGAGACATCGCTGTTAGTCCAAATCCTTGACTATACCCGCCGGTCCCGGCTAGGTTCCGTATTCACTATACGCAGGTGATCCGCGAAATCCGGGACGAGGAGCTGGTCATGGGCGCTGTCGGACGGAAACACGCGATGCTCAACGAGCTGGGCCCGGACGCGCCCGGCGAGCGCACGCCGTACGCCGCCTACGTCCGCAACGAGGAGCTGCACACCCTCCAGGACCTGGTCAGCGACAGTCCGGCCGAGCCCGCGTTCCTGGTGAACGCGCAGGTCATGGAGCTGTACTTCGGTCTCGTCGTCCACGAGCTGCGCACCGCCCAGGTCGAGCTGCGCGCCGACGACCTCACCCGCACGCTGGCCACCCTCCGCCGCGCCGCCGCTCACCTGCGCGCGTTGAGCGGGATGTGGGACTCGCTCGCCTGGCTGACGCCGGCCGACCTCCTGCCCGTGCTGCGCGGCCTCGCCGAACGCCACGGCAAGGACAGCGCCCTGCAGTCGTGGATGTACCGCCGGCTGGTCTTCCTGCTGGGCCTCAAGACGCGCGACGACCTCACACCGTTCGACGCCACGCCCACCCGTCAACACCAGCTGCGGGCCGCGCTCAGTGAGCCCAGCCTGTACGACGACGTGCTGGCTTACCTCGTCCGCCGCGGCCATCCCGTGCCGGATGAGCAGCGCGACTTCGCCGAGCCGTATGTCCCCGACGCGGCCGTCGTCGAGGTCTGGCGCGAGGTCTACGAGAAACCTCGCGGCGACCTGTTCGCGCTGGGTGAGGCCCTGGCGGACGTCGCCGAGCAGTTCACGAACTGGAAGTACCGGCACCTCATGTCCGTGCGCCGGACGTTCGGCGACCGCGCCGCGTACCACGGCGAACCCGGCGTGACGTGGTTGTCGCCGACGCTGGACGAGCTGCCGTTCCCGGAGCTCTGGACGGCCCGGGCGGCCGTCGGATGACCTCAGCCCATCAACCGGATCGGCTCACCGGCCTGGAACGCGGCGATGTCCTCCACGGCGTCGCGGTAGAACGTCGTATACAGCTCCTTCGCGACGTATCCGATGTGCGGCGTGAGGATCGCGTTGTCGAGGCCGCGCAGCGGGTGGTCGGCGGGCAGCGGCTCGAGGTCGAACACGTCGAGCGCGGCGGCCGCGATCACCTTGCGGCGCAACGCGTCGAGCAGTGCAGCCTCGTCGACGATCGGGCCGCGCGAGGTGTTCACCAGCAGCGCGGACGGCTTCATCCGCGCCAGTTCGCCGGCGCCGATGAGGCCGCGCGTCTGCCGCGAGAGCACCACGTGGATCGACAGGACGTCAGCCCGTTCGAGCAGCTCCTCCCTGGTCACGGCCGTGGCGCCGTGAGCCGTGGCGCGCTCCGGCGTGAGGCTGCGGCTCCAGGCGAGGATCTTCATGCCGAACGCCTGGCCGATGCGTGCGACGGCCGACCCGACGTCGCCGAGCCCGAGTACGCCGAGCGTCTTGCCCTGCAGCGTCGTGCCGACGCCGACCTGCCAGCCGCCCTCGCGCGTCGAGCGGAACTCGGCGGGGAGGTTGCGCGCGGCGGCGAGGATCAACGCCCAGGTCAGCTCCACCGTCGAACGCCCGTCGTAGCCGGTGCCGGACACGGCCGCGCCGTTGCGCTCTGCCGCCGCGAGATCGATGGCGGCGTTGCGCAGACCGGTGCTGACCAGCAGTTTCAGGTCCGGCAGGCGGTCGAGCACCTCGGCGGGGAACCGGGTCCGCTCGCGCATCGCGACCACGACGTCGAAGCCGGCCAGGCCGGCCACCACCTCGTCCGGTCCGGTGAACGGCCGGGTGAAGACCCGCACTTCTGCGCCGAGGGAGTCCCAGTCGGCGAAGGTCAGCGCGACCTGCTGGTAGTCGTCGAGGATCGCGATCTTCATCGGGCTCTCCTTCATCGGGTGCGGCGCGCAGGGGGCGTAGCGCTGAGCCTAGATCGACTGTACGGTGCAGTACATGCCCGACGGGATGAGTCCCCTCACACCGGGCGGAGCACCTCCTCCGCCCTCGTCCGCGACCGCCCTGCTGGCCGCCTTCCGTGCCGGTCACCTGTCCCCCGTGGAGGTGGTCGAAACACTCGCTCGCCGCGCGGCGGAGTGGGAACCGAGCCTGAACGCCTTGACCACGGCGAACTTCGAGGCCGCGGCACGCCATGCCGCAGGCGCCGAACTGCGGTGGTCCGACGGCACCGCGCGGCCGCTCGAAGGCGTCCCCGTGCTCGTCAAGGACCTGATCGACACCGAAGGCCTGCGCACCACATACGGATCAGCGATGTTCGCCGACCACGTGCCCACCGCCGACGCCGAGGTGGTGGCGGCCATTCGCCGCGCCGGGGCGATCGTGCTGGGCAAGACGGCCACGCACGAGTTCGCGTGGGGCCTCACCACCGACAACCCGCACTTTGGCCCGACCCGCAACCCGTGGGACCCCTCGCGCACGCCGGGTGGTTCGAGCGGCGGCTCGGCGGCGGCGCTCGCGGCCGGGTACGCGCCGCTCGCGCTCGGCACGGACACCGCGGGGTCGGTCCGGCTGCCGTCGGCGTTCTGCGGGCTGACAGGTCTTCGGCCGACGTTCGGCGCGGTCCCGGTCACCGGCGTCCGGCCGCTGGCACCTTCGGCCGACGTGGTGGGCCCGATGGCGCGGACGGTCGAGGACCTCCGTCTGTTGTGGACGGTCATCGGCCCGGCATCGCCACCGAACACCACGACGGTGCGCGTTGGACTGCTGCCGGCCGACCCCACCACCGAGGCCGCGCAGGTGTGCACCACCATCGCGGACCTGCTGGCGAACGCCGGATTGCCCGTCGTCGAGCTTGACGCCGCTACGCTCCCCGCCGCGAACCCGTTGCTGGGCACGACGATCCTGGCCGAAGGCCGCCGCGGCCACCTGCGGGAGGGCCTCTGGCCGGACCGCGCCGACGAGTACGGCGCCGACGTCCGCGCGAGGCTCGAACTGGCCGACGCGGCCGACCCCGCCGATTACCTCGACGCCCAAGAGGGCCGTGCATACGTGCGCGCCACCTGGGCCGAGCTGTTCACCCGCGTCGACGTGCTCCTCTCGCCCGCCGTCCCCATCGCGCCGCCACCGATCGACGCCATCCCGCCCGACTTCCGCGCCATCATCCTCCCGGGAATTGCCGCGCAAAGCCTCGCCGGACTACCCGCCCTCGTCGTCCGCGGCGGTTTCGATCCCGCCGGACTACCCATCGGCATCCAGCTCACCGCCGCGCCGTGGCGCGAAGAACTGCTGCTGGACACCGGCGAGCTCGTGCAACGGCTGACCGGGCCCGTGCAGCACCGGTGGCCGGAAAACGTGAACACCACAGAAAAGGAGAGCCTGAATGTCGTACCTCAACGGTAGCCACCACATCACGATGTCGGTGGCCGGCGCGCAGGAGGACGTCGACTTCCACGTGAACGTCCTCGGCCTCCGCCTGATCAAGCGGACCGTGCTGTTCGACGGCAAGATCCCGATCTACCACCTCTACTACAGCAACGCCGACGGCGACCCGAGCGCCGTGCTCACCACGTTCCCCTTCGGGCAGGCCGGGATCAACGGCCGTCGCGGCACCAACCAGGCGCGCGAGGTGCTGCTCGCCGTCCCGTCGGGTTCGCTGAACTTCTGGGCCGACCGGCTCAAGGACCGCGCGGCCGACGTGCACGACGCGACCGTGTTCGACCGCCGCCGCGTGCTGTTCCGCCACCCGTGCGGCATCGAGTACCAACTCGTGGAGGTCGACGACGACCCGCGGCGCGGCTTCACCGGAGGGGGAGTGCCGCAGGAGTACGCCATCCACGGCATTTACGGCGTCGGTGTGCACGTGACCGGCCCGGACACCGCCGTCGAGTTCGCCGCCAACCACCTCGGCGCGCGGGAGGGCCTGGCCGAGGGCGACCGGTTCGCGCTGGAGGCGGGCCGATCCGGGCTCGGCGGCGCGGTCGAGCTCGTGGTCAACCGCACCGACGGTCCCGGCACGTGGATCTACGGCGCCGGCACCATCCACCACTTCGCGTGGAACGCCGACAACCTCAAGAACCAGGACGAGCTGAAGTTCGAGATCGAGGGCGCCGGCTACACGGACCTGTCGGAACTGCGGGACCGCAAGTACTTCAAGTCGATTTACGTCCGGTCGCCGGGTGGCGCGCTGTTCGAGCTCGCCGTGACGCACAACGAGGGCGGCTGGGACTGCGACGAGTCACCGCAGGAGCTCGGTAAGCGCTTCCAGCTGCCGGAGCAGTTCGAGTCCCGCCGCGACGAGATCCTCGGCCGGCTGGAACCGATCGACAGCTGAGCGCGTGGGGCCGGGCCCGAGCCCGGCCCCGTGGCGCTCACTCGTGGTGGCGGGTCGCGGCCTCGTCGACCTCACGCCAGATGGCGGGCGCGGTCGGCCTGCGGATCTCCTCCAGCACGTGGCCGACGAGGCCGACGGCCCGCGCCATCACGCCGATGCCGCGCGCGGCCCGCCAGTCGATGCCCAGCCGCGACGCGATGGCGCCGATCGCGCCGGTGACGTTGACCGGGAGCTCCTTGCCCAGCGCGAGTCCCGCCTGGCGCGCGACTTCCCGGATCAACGCGACCTCCGGCCCGGTGAGGCCGGCCTCGTCGAGCAGCGTGAACAGCCGTTCCGCCCGCGGGTCGAGCGGCTTGTGGATGGGGTGGCCGATGCCGGGGATGAGCGTCTTCGCGGCGACGAACCGTTCGACGATCACGCCCGCCTCCGCGGCGAGGTCGCCTTCGAGGTCCGCTTCCTGAACGTACCGCGCGGCCCCTTCGATGGACCCGACGAACGTCGTCCCGAGTCCGAGCAGCCCGGCCGCGACGGCGCTCTGCAAGGAATCCGGCGCGCCGTAGTGCGTCAGCCGCGAAGCGATCGCGCTCGGGGTCATGCCGTGTTCGACCAGGCTGACGGTGAGCGCGTTGAACACGGTGGACTCACCCGGCGTCGGCAGGCGGCCCGTCAGCTCCAGGAACCCCATGTCGCCCAGGTCGACCTTGCCCACGAGATCGTCGACCAGGTCGTGGCCGAACACCGTGATGCTCTTCGACGTGCTCCAGCTGATGTCGGAGCGGAACTCCGGTGAATCACCCAACATGCGTGTTCCTTCCTTCGACGCTCAGGCTTGCTTCTCGAGCTCGCCGCGGACGACCTTCCCGGACGCGTTGCGCGGCAACGTCTCCGGCGCCACGAACCGGATCTCGCGTGGCCGCTTGTACTTCGCCAGCCGCTCGCCGCACAACTCGATCAGGTCTTCGGCGGACACGGCCGCCTCGGCGGCGCGCGCCACGAACGCGACCGGCACCTCACCCCACGTCGGGTCGGCGCGGCGGACGACAACGGCTTCGAGCACTTCGGGGTGGCGCAGCAGGGCGCGCTCGATCTCGGCGGGGTAGATGTTCTCGCCGCCGCTCTTGATCAGGTACTTCGCGCGGTCGACGAAATCGAGCGTGCCGTCGGGGTTGCGCACGAAGACGTCGCCGAGGTGGAACCAGCCGCCGCGGAAGTCGTGCGCGGTGGTGGCCGGGTCGTTCCAGTAGCCGCTGAACACCGTGGGCCCGCGCATGCAGATCTCACCGGGTTCGCCGTCGGCGACGTCTTGGTCGTCCGGGTCGACGAGCCGGATTTCGCAGTAGCCGCTCTGCACTTTGGACAGTGACCGCGGCTCGACACCGACGGCAAGGGCATCGCCCGAACACGGCGGGCACCCGGTTTCGGTGGTGCCGAAGGTGTTCGCGAACGGCGCGTCGAGCCGCGCGGTGATCTCGGCGATCTCGTCCGGCCCGATGAGGTCCGGCATCACCCCGCACAGGCGCACCCCGGCGGGCGTGATCTGCTTGTCCCGCAAGACGTCCGCGAAGCGCCGGACAGTGCCGGGCATGAGCAGTAGCCACCCGAGCCGTTCGGTGGCCACGACGTGGGCGAGCTCGGCCGCGTCGAAACCGTCGACGACCACGACCTTGCCGCCGCTGATGAGCGTGCTCACCGAGTTGTCGAACGCGCCCATGTGGCTCAGCGGCGACCAGGCGACGAACGCGTCGTCACCCGCGAGCCGGTACTCCGCACGCGTCGCGGAGCTGCGTGCGATCTCGGCGCGGTGGCTGATGGCCGCGCCCTTCGGCACGCCGGTGGTGCCGCTGGTGTAGATGATGATCAGGACGTCTTCCGGCCGCGCGGCAGACGGTCCGGCCCACGGGGTCGTCGCCGCGAGCTCCGCTTCGAAGGCCTCGCCGAGCAGCAGCCGCGGCCGGGAACCCAGTGGTGCGGCGAACTTCTCGTCGGCTCGCGGCGACGTCACCAGCACCGTGGGTTCGACGAGGTCGAGGCAGGCCACGAGTTCGTCCGCGCCCGCCCGCAGGCCGGGGCACGCGACGATCGCGCCCAGCAGCGCCACGGCGAGCGTGATCTCCAGGTACTCGGTGCGGTTCTCCGAAACCAGTGCCACCCGGTCGCCGCGCCGCACGCCCCGGCTCGCCAGCAGCGCGGCGATCCGGCGGCTGCGCTCGGCCAGCTCCCCGTAGGTCACCTGCCGCTCGCCGGACCGCAGCGCGACGCGGCCGGGGTGCGTCCGGGCGCGGTCTTCGAAGAGCGTGCCCACTGTGCTGCCGGCGGCGTCGAGCACAAGGTTTCCCGTTGTCATACGCGGTTCCCGTTCAGATCAGGGCCGAACCGGCGCGGCCGGACTCGGTGACGACGTCTTCGGCCGCGTGGTGCGGGCGCACCAGCAGCACTCCGCCGATGCCGATCAAGCTCGTCAGCGTCATCCAGCCGGCGATCGCCCAAGGGCTGCCGTGGAGCCAGCCCAGCAACGCCGTGGCGATCAGCGGCGCGAGGCCACCGCCCACCACGGTGCCGCCTTCGCGGCCGACGGAGATGGCGCTGTAGCGGCTGCGCGTGCTGAACAGCCCGGCGAAGTAGCCGGCCTGGATGGCGTCGGTCGCCGCTCCGGCACCGGCGATCCCGACCGTGACGGCGATGATCACCGGCGCGACGCCCTTGCTGTCCACGAGCAGGAAGAACGGGAATGCGAACACAGCCTGGAAGAGCAGGCTGACGATCATCACGCGGCCGAAGCCGAAGCGATCGCCGAGGTGGCCGTATACCGGGCAGAGCACGCACGCGACGGCGGCGCCGATGACCGTCGCCCACAGGATCTGTGATTTGCCGAGGCCGAGTTGCTTGGTCGCGTAGGTGAGGATGAAGACGGAGACGATGTTGAACGTGGCGTTCTGGCCGACCCGCATGAGGAAGATCGCGAGCATGTTGCGTGGCTGCTTGAACGCTTTGACCAGCGGCGCGCGCTCCTGCTCGCCGGCCTGCTTGATGCGGGCGAACTCACGCGTCTCCGGCAGGCCCTTGCGCACCCACAGGCCCACGCCGACGAGGATGACGCTGAGCAGGAACGGGATGCGCCAGGCCCACGACAGCAGCTGTTCGTTGTTCACCAGCGCGCCGATCACGACGTAGACGACCGACGCGAAGATCAGCCCCACGAACACCGCGCTGGACAGGAACCCGCCCCAGAACCCGGGCCGGCTGCTGCCGTTCTCCTTGGTCAGCAGCGCGGCGCCGCCCCACTCGCCGCCGGTACCGATGCCCTGCACGATCCGCAGCACCACCAGCAGGATCGGGGCCAGCGCGCCGATCTGCCCGTACGTGGGCAGCAGGCCGACGGCCAGCGTTGCCAGACCCATGGCCAGCAGCGTGATGACCAGCGCGTTCTTGCGCCCGATGCGGTCGCCGACGTGCCCGAAGATCGCCCCGCCGAGTGGCCGGGCGACGAACCCGGTGGCGAAGGTGGCGAAGGACAGCAGCGAACCGTTGAGCGAGCTGGCGGACGGGAAGAACAGGCTCGGGAAGATCAACGCGGAAGCCGTGCCGTAGAGGAAGAAGTCGTACCACTCGACCACGGTGCCGAACGTCGCGGCGATGGTCGCCCGTCTGGTCAGGTGTGCCGATTGTTCATTGGTTCGCACGCCGAGCCTCCTCGTTGAGCCGGAGCAGTGCTAAAGTTTCGCCTAGCGAATATTTTTCCGCTAGGCGGTAAACGGAGATTAGGAAGGGCAGCGCGACGATGTCAAGCGCGGACAAGGAACAGTTCGTCACCTCGCTGGCCAGGGGATTGACCGTATTGCGGGCGTTCGGGCCCGATCAGCCCGAAATGTCCCTGAGCCAGGTCGCCGCCGCGACAGGCCTCAGCCCGGCCGCCGCGCGCCGCTTCCTGCTCACCCTCGTGGAGCTCGGCTACCTCGCGCAGGTCGACAAGCGGTTCGTCCTCACTCCGCGCGTGCTGGAACTCTCGGCGGGCTACACGCGCGCGATGAACCTGAGCAGCCTGGCGCAGCCGCTGCTTCAACGCGTCCGCGACGAAACCGGCGACAGCGTTTCTTTGACGGCTCTGGCGGGCACGGACATCCTCCACGTCTGCCACGTGCAGACAGACCGGTTGATGCGCTTCGCGATTACGCCCGGGGCTCGGGTGCCGGCTTACGTCAGCGCTTCCGGTCGCGCGATCCTGGCGCACGAGCGTCCGGCTGTGGTCGATGCCTTTTTCGCCGCTGCCACGCTCGCCCCCCGGACGGCCTCCACGATCACCTCTGCCGAGTCGCTGCGTGGTTCGCTGGCCCAAGCCCGCCAGGACGGCTACGCGGTGGTCGTCGACGAGCTCGACGTCGGCATCACCGCTCTGGGCTGCCCGGTGTTCGGCGGCACGGTGGTCGCGGGCGTCAGTTGCTCGACGGTGTCGGGCTACCTGCCAGTGGACGAGTTCGTGGCCACGCGGCTGCCTTTGCTGAAAGAGCTCGCTTCGCGGCTGGGGGAAGCATTCGAGCGTTTTCCGGCGTTGCTGCACTCATTCGAAATGCAGTGAGCCTGGCGCGAAAAGGTTGTGTCCGAACCGCTGTTTCCCCTGCCTGGCTCAGAACTTTCGTCGGTCGTTGTTGACGACCGGTTCAGACCTAGTACTTTTGGCTACGCGAACCCGCCGAATGGTGTAGGCCATCTCGGGGGTCTTCGAGTGACGCCCGTTTCGGGGCCTGAGTCCGTCCTAAGGTGATCTTGCTTGTCGATCTTGATCCCGGGTCTTTTCTCAGGAGGGGAACACCTGTGCCAAAACTTCCACGCACGCTCAGCAGAACTCTGGCCGCGGCGGGCACGCTGTGCGCGCTCACGGTGGCCACGGCCGTGCCGGCGTTCGCGGCCGAGCCGGCGCCGTCGACGGTCGAGCAGGACGTGACGCAGCTGTACCAGAACGTCGTGGACCTGTACAACGGCATTCCCGCGAGCGCGCGGGCCGGCGTCGACGCGTTGATCGACTCGCCGATCGACCACATCGGCCAGAAGCAGGGCAACGCGAAGCAGAAGCCGGCCGCGGACTGCACCGAGGGCGCGCTGCTCACGTATGCGAACCAGCTCGCCTCGCAGCTCACGCCGGTCGAGGGGCAGGCCTTCGACGCGCTTTCCGCGCTCGGCCAGCTCTACGCGCAGGGTGTCGCCACCGACAAGCAGCCGCAGGTGTTCGGCACCGACGGGCAGTACACGTCGCGCGCCACCTCGGCCATCTCGAAGTTGCGCGGGTTCTGGGACATCGAGAGCTGGAACGTGCAGCTCGTCGCGTGGAAGGGCACCGACCTCGGCAGCCCGGCGAAGATGGCGCAGACCTTCGGCCTCGGCCTCGCGCCGGCGCGCGTGAAGGACGCGGCCGCGCTCGCCAACAAGGTGCTCTTCGAGCTCCCGGTGCTGCAGGGCGGGCGCAACCCGCTGCTCACGCTCAACGCGTTCTCCGCGCCCGCCGACAGCTTCGGCGGCAAGCGCGTGATGCTCGGTGACGGCATCCTCGACACCACCAACCTGCTCGGCTTCGACGACGTCGCGGTGGAAGCCGTGCTGGGCCACGAATACGGCCACCAGGTCGACTTCGCCCACGACAACTTCCCGCGCAACGAGTCCGGCGAGATGGGCCCCGACGCGTACGGCGGCTACTTCGTCGCCCACGCCAAGGGTGAGGCGTGGGACGCCCGCACCCAGCAGGAAGTGACCTACCTCAACGCTTCCATCGGCGACTGCCAGCACAGCCACGGCACCCCCGACCAGCGCAAGGCCGCCGGCGCGTGGGGCGAGAAGCAGGCCACCGGCCAGGGCAACCCGAACAAGATCGTCCCCTCCGCGACGATGATCACCAAGTTCCAGAAGGAATACCCGAAGCTCGTCCCGCCGGCCACCGACCAGTCCCAGCTGGCCGCGGCGCACAGCTGATTTCCTGACCCAGCGGGCCGCCTCCGTCAGCGGGGGCGGCCCGCCACGGCATAACGCAGGTGCGTGACGTCCCGATCGGTCAACTGCCGGACCTGCCGCAGCTCGACGCGCGTGTCGTCGAACAGCCGTCGCCCACCGCCCAGCAACACCGGCACGAGGTGGATCTCCAGCTCGTCCAGCAAACCCGCGCGCAGCAACGCCTGCGCCGCACCCGCGCCGTGCACCAGCACCGCGCGCCCACCCGCGGCGGCTCGCGCCTCGGCAACGCACTCGCCGACGTCGGTGAAGAACCGCGCGCTGCCGGGCGGCCGGTCGTCCGGATCGACGTGGTGCGTCAGGACGTTGATCGCCACGCCGTCGTGGTGGTCGCCCTGCCACCGTCCGGCCAGCTCGAACGTCCGCCGCCCCGAGATCACCGCGCCGGTCGCCATGGCCTCGCGGAAGATCCGGCCACTGGGGCCGTCTCCGTGGCGGTCGTCGAGCCAGTTGAACAGCCTCCCGCCGCCCTTTCCGAGCTCCTGCCCGGCCCGATCGTCGGGCCCGGTGATGAACCCGTCGAGTGACATCGACATGTAGAGCCTGATGGGACCGTTCGTGTCGTGCGCCATGTGTTTCCTCCTCGCATCGGTCACGGGTACGTCGAACGGCGTTCCCCGAAATCGACACGCGTCCTGATTCAGCTCCCACACAGCTGAATACCAGCAAAATTCTGCGTTGGACTCGCTGACCCGGCCAGGCGAATACTCGACGGCATGGACACCGAGACCACGGACCTCGTCCGCCTGTTGCGGCGCTTCGGCGTGCGCGCGCTGGCGTTGGCGGCGGTCGCGGCGCTCGTGGGCTACACGACGGTGGCCATGGCGCTCGCGCTCGTGGGGTGTGGGCTGCTGTTCGCGAGGCCCAAGGTCAGGAGAGCAGGTGCGCCAGAAGGGCCCGCGCGGCCGGGTTCGCCGGAGCCGGACCCCGGCCCGCCAGGTGGATCGCGCGGCTGAACGTGGGTTGCTCGATCCGCGCGAACGGCAGGCCGGACCGCTCGGCCACCGGCTCCGGCACGATGCTGACGCCCAGCCCGGCGGCGATGAGCTCCACCAGCAGCGGCATGTGCGTGGCCTCGCAGACGCGGTTCTGCCGCAGCCCCGCGTCGGCGAAGCGGCGCGCGACCATGGCCTGGATCCCGCTGCCGCTGAAGTCCAGGAATGGTTCGTCGTCGAGCTCCGCGAGGCGGACGCGGCGGCGCCGGCCCAGTCGGTGGCCCGGGTGGCACAGCAGCACCAGGTGCTGGCTCCACTGCGCGAAACTGCTCAGCTCGTCGGTCAACGGTTCCTCGCCCGCGAGGAACGACAGGTCCAGCTCACCGCTGGCGACCGCCGCCGCCAGATCGGGCACCAAACCCTCGCGCACGTGGATGCGCACGCCCGGGTACCGCGTGCGGAACACGCCGAGCTTGGCCGGCAGGTCCACGACCGTCAGCGTCTGGATGGTCCCGATCGACACGCGCCCGCTCGCGAGCCCCGCG
Protein-coding regions in this window:
- a CDS encoding citryl-CoA lyase; the encoded protein is MLGDSPEFRSDISWSTSKSITVFGHDLVDDLVGKVDLGDMGFLELTGRLPTPGESTVFNALTVSLVEHGMTPSAIASRLTHYGAPDSLQSAVAAGLLGLGTTFVGSIEGAARYVQEADLEGDLAAEAGVIVERFVAAKTLIPGIGHPIHKPLDPRAERLFTLLDEAGLTGPEVALIREVARQAGLALGKELPVNVTGAIGAIASRLGIDWRAARGIGVMARAVGLVGHVLEEIRRPTAPAIWREVDEAATRHHE
- a CDS encoding class I adenylate-forming enzyme family protein, with product MTTGNLVLDAAGSTVGTLFEDRARTHPGRVALRSGERQVTYGELAERSRRIAALLASRGVRRGDRVALVSENRTEYLEITLAVALLGAIVACPGLRAGADELVACLDLVEPTVLVTSPRADEKFAAPLGSRPRLLLGEAFEAELAATTPWAGPSAARPEDVLIIIYTSGTTGVPKGAAISHRAEIARSSATRAEYRLAGDDAFVAWSPLSHMGAFDNSVSTLISGGKVVVVDGFDAAELAHVVATERLGWLLLMPGTVRRFADVLRDKQITPAGVRLCGVMPDLIGPDEIAEITARLDAPFANTFGTTETGCPPCSGDALAVGVEPRSLSKVQSGYCEIRLVDPDDQDVADGEPGEICMRGPTVFSGYWNDPATTAHDFRGGWFHLGDVFVRNPDGTLDFVDRAKYLIKSGGENIYPAEIERALLRHPEVLEAVVVRRADPTWGEVPVAFVARAAEAAVSAEDLIELCGERLAKYKRPREIRFVAPETLPRNASGKVVRGELEKQA
- a CDS encoding MFS transporter, whose amino-acid sequence is MRTNEQSAHLTRRATIAATFGTVVEWYDFFLYGTASALIFPSLFFPSASSLNGSLLSFATFATGFVARPLGGAIFGHVGDRIGRKNALVITLLAMGLATLAVGLLPTYGQIGALAPILLVVLRIVQGIGTGGEWGGAALLTKENGSSRPGFWGGFLSSAVFVGLIFASVVYVVIGALVNNEQLLSWAWRIPFLLSVILVGVGLWVRKGLPETREFARIKQAGEQERAPLVKAFKQPRNMLAIFLMRVGQNATFNIVSVFILTYATKQLGLGKSQILWATVIGAAVACVLCPVYGHLGDRFGFGRVMIVSLLFQAVFAFPFFLLVDSKGVAPVIIAVTVGIAGAGAATDAIQAGYFAGLFSTRSRYSAISVGREGGTVVGGGLAPLIATALLGWLHGSPWAIAGWMTLTSLIGIGGVLLVRPHHAAEDVVTESGRAGSALI
- a CDS encoding IclR family transcriptional regulator C-terminal domain-containing protein gives rise to the protein MSSADKEQFVTSLARGLTVLRAFGPDQPEMSLSQVAAATGLSPAAARRFLLTLVELGYLAQVDKRFVLTPRVLELSAGYTRAMNLSSLAQPLLQRVRDETGDSVSLTALAGTDILHVCHVQTDRLMRFAITPGARVPAYVSASGRAILAHERPAVVDAFFAAATLAPRTASTITSAESLRGSLAQARQDGYAVVVDELDVGITALGCPVFGGTVVAGVSCSTVSGYLPVDEFVATRLPLLKELASRLGEAFERFPALLHSFEMQ
- a CDS encoding M48 family metalloprotease; this translates as MPKLPRTLSRTLAAAGTLCALTVATAVPAFAAEPAPSTVEQDVTQLYQNVVDLYNGIPASARAGVDALIDSPIDHIGQKQGNAKQKPAADCTEGALLTYANQLASQLTPVEGQAFDALSALGQLYAQGVATDKQPQVFGTDGQYTSRATSAISKLRGFWDIESWNVQLVAWKGTDLGSPAKMAQTFGLGLAPARVKDAAALANKVLFELPVLQGGRNPLLTLNAFSAPADSFGGKRVMLGDGILDTTNLLGFDDVAVEAVLGHEYGHQVDFAHDNFPRNESGEMGPDAYGGYFVAHAKGEAWDARTQQEVTYLNASIGDCQHSHGTPDQRKAAGAWGEKQATGQGNPNKIVPSATMITKFQKEYPKLVPPATDQSQLAAAHS
- a CDS encoding dihydrofolate reductase family protein, translated to MAHDTNGPIRLYMSMSLDGFITGPDDRAGQELGKGGGRLFNWLDDRHGDGPSGRIFREAMATGAVISGRRTFELAGRWQGDHHDGVAINVLTHHVDPDDRPPGSARFFTDVGECVAEARAAAGGRAVLVHGAGAAQALLRAGLLDELEIHLVPVLLGGGRRLFDDTRVELRQVRQLTDRDVTHLRYAVAGRPR